The region ACTCGTTTCCACCGCGTAAGCGGCCTATACTATTGAGGTTCCCGAGTGGACGGAAAACGAGGGGTTGAATGGGGTATCAGCGGGGGCTTTGCACGCAGTGGTCACGTCGTGACAGATTGACCATCGTCATCATCGCGGTAGCGGTGGCGTTCCTCGTGGGAACGACGGTGTTGTTGGTCGCGGCGAACACGCAAACGTCGTCGATTTCGTCGGGATTCAGCGATTCGATGGCCGTCACCCACTACGACACGGTGGACGAGGCGAACGCCGCCGCCGGGGGAGACGACATCGTGCTTCCGGTCGCAGCGGTCGAGCAAAACGGGACGAGCGGGTACGTCGTCGGCGTCCCGGACGACGCGCCGACCGTTCTTCAGGATATCTCCGTCTCGTGGCGGGAAGCCCGGTTTCCGCACGCGCCGTCGAACGCGACGCTCGCCGGGCCGGTCGAGAACCGAACTCGACAGCGGTTGGTCGGGAGCGGACAGACGAAAACGGTCTCCGTCGCACCGGCGTCGGCGGACAAGTCCGTCTTCCCGTCGTCGTGGTACGTCGGCGACCCCGCCACGGTCCGGTCGCTCGGCGCGACCGGCGCGTACGTCGTGGATACGACGCCGAAGAGCGGCGGCGGGGCGGGAGGCGGAATCGCGGGCGTCGTCACGCCCGGCCTGTACCAGTATTTCATCGCGGGAATGGGGGGCGTGGTGGACCTGTTGGGACTGGCGACCGTCGGCGGCGGCGTCCTCGTTCTCGTCGTCGTGTACAACGTCACCCGGATGAGCGTCCGCGACCGGTTGGACGCCATCGAGGTCATCCGCGCCACCGGCGGGACGCCGCGGAGCCTGCTCGCCATCTTCGGCGTTCGCGCCGGACTGCTCACCGGAGTCGGCATCGCCCTCGGCTACGCGCTCGGCATCATCGTCACGAGGGGTGTCGTCAACGCCGCGGTGGCCGCCGGGCTTCGGATTTCGCTGTCGCCGTCGGTCACACCGGCCGTGCTCCGTGTTCTCCTCCCCGGATTCGCCTGCCTGCTGTTCGCCGGTGTCGCCGCGGGCGTGCTCGCCGTCCGACCGGCGACGAAGACCCCCCCGTCCCATCTCCAGCAATTATACAGCCAGCGCGGGGGGACGAGCGAAACGCGATGGTCGAAGGTCGACGGGCGGGTGCCGTCGGTCGTGGATACGACCGTGCTCCAGTGGCGTGCGGTCGTCCCGGCGGCGACGATACTGACCATCTTCGTCCTCATCGTGCTCCTCGTCGGGTCGTTGGTCGGCGTCCTCGCTCCCCTCGCCACGACGTCGGGCGGGACGGTGACCGAACCCGGCGCGCCGTACCCGATGGCGAGCCGAATCGACGCCGGATACGCCGACTTGCTCCGCCAACAGGGTGTCACGGCCAGCCCGGAAATCATCGTCGTCCAACTCCGGGACGGACAGCCGTATCTGGCCAGAGGGGCGAACTGGAGTTCGTTCGCGGGGGTGTCGAACGCGACGCTCATAGACGGACGCGCACCGCGGGACAAGTACGACGCCGTTATCGGCCGCGACCTCGCGCGGACGCTGAACGTCGGCGTCGGCGACAGCCTCACGCTCGGCGGCGCGTCCTCCCCCGCGTTCACGCAGGTCACGATTACCGGCGTGTACGCGGCCGAGGGAATCGGGGACGACCAACTCGTGGTTCCGCTCGCGACCGCACACGACCTCTCGACCGACCCCGGTACCGTCCACTTCATTCGCACGGCTGGGGGCGACGCGCGCCTGTCACGGTCGCAATCGAACACACCGGATATCGTCGTCAGCAGCGTTTCGGCACCGGATACGGCAGTTCGTGGAACGAAGATTCCGGTACGGATTTCGATGCGGAACGCTCGTTCGACGGAAAAGACACGGCGGCTGACGGTGACGTTGGGGTCCGCCTCGAACTCGCGCACGATCACGCTCGGGGGCGGTGAACGACGGACCGTGACGATGAACGTATCGGCATCGTCGCTCGGGAATCGGACGCTCCGCGTCGGAGGGTACACGCAGTCGGTCGGTGTGTACAGCGAGCCGCCGCTGTCCGTGCCCACGTTGCCGTCACAGGCACCGCCAAACGAGACGATGGCAGTCCCTGTTCGGACGATAAACGGCGGGAACGTCTCCGGTGCGACGGTTCGCGTGGGAGAGCAAACCGCGCGGACGAACGAGGACGGAATCGCGGTCGTTCGCCTGCCGGGAGAGGAGGGTAACTACGACCTGACCGTCCGCAAGGGGAACCGAACGAACACGTCACGCCTGCACATCGCGTCGGGGGCGACGCGCGAACCGATCGGAGCCGTTCGCGTTTCGCCGGACGAGGTGAGTGCCGTCTCCCGTCCGACGACGAAACTCGTCGTGTTCAACCCGTGGAGCAAACCGATAACGCGGACGCTCTCGCTCGTCACACCGACGGGAACGAAGGAGAAAACCGTCTCCCTCGATCCGTACGAATCCGCGGTCACGACGTCGGAACTCGGCGGCGCTGCCGGTGGTTCCGGGTCGAGTGACTCGAACGACCGACTGACGCCGGGGGAGTATTCGGTTCGGCTGGTGTCCGGCGGACGGACGATTGCGGCGGACTCGTTCACCGTCCACGGCGACGACCGGACGTTCTCCACGCTCGCCCGGAACACGGAGTACGCCAGCGGAAGCGGACTCGGGCAAGCCGTTCGCGGCGTGTTCGGCAACTTCAACCTCCTGTTGTTGGTGATGGTCGTCCTCGCCGGACTAACTGCGGTCGGCGGAACGACGGCGACGTTCGCCCAAGCCGTCCACGCGCGACGGCGCGCCGTCGGGGTGTACCGCGCGACCGGCGCGACGCGAGGGAGACTAGTTCGCATCCTCCTCGCCGACGCCTGTCGCCTCTCGATTCCGGCCATCGCCGCCGCGCTCGTGGCCGCACTGTTGACGGTACGGCTCCTCGCCGTCACCGGGTTGTTCACCGTCTTCGGCATCCGGCTCTCGACCGCCATCCCGCTCCCGATACTCGCCCTCGCGGTGGGGAGTGCGCTCGTGTTGATGGGGCTGAGCGTCCTCATCGCGGCGCTGCCCTACCTCCTCGCCACGCCGACCGCGGTTCAGCGTGGAACGACGAGCGGGGCGGCCGCCGACCGCGAGACGGAAACGGCTTTCGACAGTGAAACGGAATCGTCCTTTGACCGTGAAACGGAATCGCCCTTCGGCCGCGAATCGGAATCGTCATTCGACCGTCACGAGACGCGACCGGAGTGACCATCGATGAGGATGCGACTTCATCGAACCGGAAAAGACTAGACGAAAACGATTGTAGATGGGGGAGAATGACCGAAACCGTACTGGAAGCGAACGCCGTCCGCGTCGTTCGAGGGGGACGCGACGTCATCGAGGACGCCTCGCTCTCCATACCGACGGACGCACAGCTCCTCGTGCAGGGACCGAGCGGCGCGGGAAAGACGACGCTGTTCAACGTGCTCGGATTGCTCGACACACCGACGGACGGGACGGTCACGATTCGAGGCGAGGACACCGCTTCGCTCTCCGAACGAAAACGCGCGAAACTGCGCCGGGAGACGCTCGGCTTCATCTTTCAGGACTTCCAACTCATCGGAGATTTAACCGCGTGGGAGAACGCCGCCCTCCCGCAGGACCACACGGGCGAGCGGGACGAGGAGTGGCTCGAAACGCTGTTCGAGCGGCTCGAAATCGCCGACCGCGCGGACCAGTATCCGGCGACGCTCTCGGGCGGCGAGAAGCAACGCGTCGCCATCGCCCGCGCGCTGGCGAACCGCCCTGCCATCGTGCTCGCGGACGAACCGACCGGCCAACTCGACCCCGACACGACCGAGCAGGTGCTCGATTTACTGTTCCGACTGCAGGAGACGGCGGACACGGCGCTCGTCGTCATCAGCCACGACATGCAGTTGACGCCGCGGTTCGACACCGTGGTTCGATTGGAGGACGGGCGGATTCGAGCGGACCCGACGTGAGAAAGCGGGAGACGCGGGTCGTTCGAGCCGCTACCGGCTTCGAAGCCACGTGACGAACAGAAACGAGAGCGACCCGGTGACGGCGGCGAGAGCGACGGTCACGATTCTGGAAACGCCGCGGGTCGGGGTCATGAACCAAAACGATACCGAGATGGTCAACACCGTTGCGACGAAGCTATGGACGGTCGTTCTCGACGGGGATTTCGTGAGCGACACGGGTGTACTCGAACAACCGTGTCGGAGAACTAAGTAGTTCGGGGAGCGGTACCGTCGTCGGTCGCTCGACGAGGTGATAGTCGGCGTCGGTCGTCGAGTCAGTCGTCAGCGTTCCCCTCGACGGGAACCTCGTCCGTCACGCCGTTCGGCGGCGTCACGGTGTCCAGGAGGTCCTCGACGACATCGACCGGCGAGCGGTCGCTCAACTCCGCCTCGGTGCTCAAGACGAGGCGATGGCGCATCACGGGAACCGCCAGCGCCTTCACGTCGTCGGGAATCACGTAGTCGCGGCCGTGAATCGCGGCGCGGGCCTTCGCGGTGTGGAGCAGTGCGAGCGTCGCGCGCGGCGACCCGCCGTGCGTGAGGTCCGAATGCGTCCGGGACGCGCTCACGAGCGATTGGATGTAGGATTTGACCGACTCGGCGACGTGCACGGTTCGCACCCGCTCGCGCGCGTCGAGGATGTCATCGACGGTCACGACCCGCGAGAGGTCGGTCGGCCCGAGGTCCGGCGTCTCGTCGAACCGGTCGATGAGTCGCAACTCGTCCTCATCGGAGGGGAGGTCCACGGTGAGTTTGCACTGGAATCGGTCGCGTTGCGCTTCGGGCAGTTCGTACGTCCCGTCCATCTCGATGGGGTTCTGGGTGGCGATGACCATGAACGGCGACGGCAGCGACAGGGTGTCGCCTTCGATGGTGACGGTCCGTTCCTGCATGCCTTCGAGCAGTGCGCTCTGTGTTTTCGGCGTGGCGCGGTTGATCTCGTCGGCGACGAGCAGGTTCGTGAATATCGGCCCGCGCTGGAGTTGGAACTCCCCGGTCCCCTCCCGGTAGACGTGGGTGCCGGTGATGTCGGCGGGCAGCAAGTCGGGCGTCATCTGCACGCGGGTAAAATCGAGACCGGTCGTGTGCGCGAATGCGTTCGCAATCGTCGTCTTCGCCACGCCGGGGACGCCTTCGAGAAGGATGTGCCCACGAGTGAGAAGCGAGACGGTGATTCCTTCCACAACGTCGTCGTTACCGATGAGAACGGTCTTCATTTCCTCGGCCAGGACGGAGTAGACTGCCTCGGGGTCCATCGTTTCCGAGTCTTTCGAACGGGAGGGGATAAATCAATGGATTCGCCGAACGGAATCGTCAGTTCGAGCGCTCGTCGCGGTGCGTGGCGACGACGCGTCGAATGCGCTCCGAGTCCCAGTCGGGGTGCCGGTCGCGCAGATACGCTATCATCGCGGCTTCGGACATCTTGGGCGGTTCGACCGGCGACCGCTCCGTCGCTCGCTCGCCCGTCAAGCGAGACGTTCGCTCGTCCAGTCGGGACCGGGCGGACGACCAGAGCCGACGGACGGGTTCCGGCCGCTGTGCCCACGCGAACACGAGCGCGAGACAACCGCCGCCGACGAGGAGTTGCAAGAGCGGGGACTCTCGAAGCACCAAGACGGCGAGCGCGAGCGGCGGGAGGCGCGACGTGTGCGAGTAATCGAGCAGGACGGTGCGGTTGTCGGCGATGACCGCGCGGACGAACTCTCGGTTGCCCGGTCGGTCGAGCATCGAGTTTATCATGGCGCTGGAGTCGCCGACGACGAGGACCCGTCCGTCGCCGAAGCGTTCGACGGTGGCGACCGGCAGCGACGAAATCGCCTCGTTGTCGTCCAGTTGCCGATTGCGGTTCGCGTCGAGATAGGCGAACTCGGACGTGCTGACGAGCACGGTCGCGTTGTTCGGCACGACCGCCGTGCCGTAGTTGAGCGTGAGCGACGACACGTTCGCCACGAGCGAGTGATTCGAAACGTTTCCGGCGACCGGCATCACGGGCGAGCGGTACCGTCGTCGGTCGTCACGGATGGGACGGCCGTCGAGGCGCGCCTCCGTCCCGAGGGCCGAGAGCAGTCGATTCGTTTCCGGACCGTAATCGCCCGCCACGAGGAGCGTTCCGCCCTGTCGAACGAACCGGCGGAGACGCGACTGGTCCGTGGCCGAGTAGTTCCCCTCCGGCGAGAGGATAACCGCGACGGTTTCGTTGGGCGAGACGCGCGAGTAGGCGGCGGTGTCGTGGGCGACCAGCGGCTCCGCTCCGCGATCCGTTGCGATGCCGCGGAGCTTGCTCGTTCCGTCCCACGCGCCGTTGTACGCGCCGAACGAGGCGCTCGACGTGGACGAGGCGACGACGAGTCCGACCACGACGAGGAGGACGAGCGCCCCGAGGACGAGCGTCGGCGTCGGGTAGTCGGTCGGCCGTTTCACGCTCAGAACACCCCCGGCGGGAGAATCGCGAGGATTCGTCGGACGACGATGATACCGAAGACGACCAGCCCGAGCGCGATGAACCACTTCAGCCGTCGTCGCCACCGCGGCGTCACGTTGAACGGTGCGGTGAGTTCGACGATGACGAGCAGTCCGATGAGCGAGAGGACGAAGAACAGTTCCAGCGAGAGGGACCCCAACGCCGCCAGTACGAGGAGGGAGGCGAGCATCCACGCGAGTTGACCGTGGATAAATCGTTGGCGACGTTGAGTCGACATCTACAATTAACCACAGGGACCGGACTTACCAAAGTATCGGTCTTCGGTACCCGGTGGGTTGTTCTCGGAGCCGAAATACCTACCATCGTGTCCGAGAAATGAGAGTGTATGTGGCCCTGGGGACACCTCGCTGTCGGCTACCTCTGCTACTCGCTGTGGTGTCGATACCGGAACCGACCGCCGTCGGCGCTCGGCGCGGTGACCGTCGCCGTCGGCACGCAGTTTCCCGACCTGATAGACAAACCGCTCGCGTGGACGTTCGCCTTGCTCCCGACCGGTCGCTCGCTGACCCACTCGGTCTTCACCGCCGGACTCCTGCTCGCCGCCCTCTGGGTCGGCGCGCGACGATACGATAAACGCCTGCCGCTGGGTGCGTTCGCCATCGGCTACCTGAGCCACCTCGCCATGGATACAGTGAAGCCGGTCATGAACGGAAACTTCGGGGATACGAGTTTCCTGCTGTGGCCCGTCCTCTCGCAACCGGCATACTCGACGCCGAAGAGCTTCCTCGCCCACTTTGCGGAGTTCGAACCGACACCGTTCGTCCTCCTCCAGTTCGCGCTCGCGGGAGTCGCGCTGGTCGTCTGGATCCTCGACGGCGCACCGGGATTCGACGAGGTTCGTCACCTGTGGCCGACGACGAGTCGGGAGCGCGTCGGCGAACGATAGCAGAGACGATAGAGAAAGTCGGCTTGGCGCGGACGACGATGCAACGTCCCCGACGATGGCGAACGGGTCGTCGTCGCTGACGCGCGCCGTCCGCTCGCGGCCATCACCACCGCGACTGCCGCGGTCATCACCAGCACCGGACCACTACTCTCTCAGTCGTCCCGAGTTCCAGACGGCGAATCGGTGAGGAAGTCGAACGACGAGTCGGCGGAGCGGTCGAACGGCGAACCGGCGATGGTTCCCGCCGTGGACCCGCCGTCCGCTCTGGTTTCCGTGGCGGTCCCGCTCCTGGCGGGGGACCCGGCCGCCGCCGTCGCCCCGTCCCGAACGTCGAAGTTCGAAACCTGCTCGTGCAGCGACTCGGCGAGGTCGGAGAGATGCTGGACGTTCCCGGACACCTCCGACAACGAAGCGGTCTGTTCCTCGGTCGCCGCCGAGACGGTGCTCGCCTCCGCCGCGGTCTGGTGGCTCACGCTGGCCGCCTCGTCGATCATCGAAACGACCTCCTCGGCGGAGGTGGCCTGCTCGCCGGTGGCGTCGCTGATCTCCCTGATGCCGCCCTCCGCTTGCCGACTGGCGTCCGCGATTTCGTCGAACATCTCGATGGCGTCCTCGATGGTCTCCGAGCCGTTTTCCACGCGGGCGCTCATCGCCCCCATCCCGTCGGCCGTCTCGGTCGTTAGCGCCTGAATATCGGCGATACTGGACTCGATGTCGTCCGTCGCACGCGCGGTCTCCTCCGCCAAGTCCTTGATCTCGTTCGCAACGACGGCGAACCCGTCGCCCGCCTCACCCGCGCGGGCGGCCTCGATGTTCGCGTTCAACGCCAACAGGTTCGTCTGCTCGGCGATGTTGGCGATCATATCGACGATATCGCCGATTTCGGCCATCTCGTCCTCCAGCGTTGCGACTTGCGTGACCGCCTCGTCCGCCCGCGCTTCGATGGCGTGAATCTCGTCGGTCGCCTCGGCGGCGTACTCCTGTCCCGTTTCGCTTCGTTCGACGGCGGTGGCGGCCGTCGCAGCCACTTCGTCCGCGGCCGAGGCGATTTCTTCGACGGTCGCGGAGACGTCGTTCATCTCGGAGAGGACCTCATCGAAGCTCTCGCTCTGGGTTTCCGCGCCGTACGAGATTTCCTCGACGGATTCGGCGACTTCCTCGCTGGCCTGCTCTATCTCCTCCGTGCTGCACGCCACGTCTTCGCTGGACCCCGCTACCTCGTCCGCGATTCGCTGGACGGTTTCGATGCTGTCGCCGAGTTGCTCGATGCCCGCTTCGAGGGCGGCCGTCACGTCGCCGTAGTCGCCCGGGAAGTCAGTCTCGACCCGTTGGTCGAGTCGCCCCTCTTTCAGCCCCTCGCTCGCGGCCGAAATCTGGTCGAAACTCGCCGACAGTTGGTCGGTGCCGTCCGCGAGGTCGTCCAAGACGGTACCGTACTGTCCCGGTCGGTCCGCGTCGATGGCCTGCTCCAGTCGGCCGTCTCTCAGCCCCTCGCTCGCGGTCGAGATCTGGTCGAAACTCGCCGACAGTTGGGCCATCCCGTCGTCGAGGGTATCCAAGACGGCACCGTACTGGCCCGGTCGGTCCGTCTCGACGGAGCGGTCGAGTCGGCCGTTACGGAGGTCGTCGCTCGCGCTCCGAATCTCCCGAAAACTCCGCGAGAGCTGGTCGCTTCCCTCGTCGATATTTCGCATGATTTCGCCGTAAGTGCCGGGGTAGTCGGTCGTGATATCCTGCTCCAGCCGTCCGGTCTTGAGATTGCGGCTAACCCCGTCGAGGTCGGCGAAGACTCCGCGCAAGTTCTCCTGCATGTCGTTGAAGGCATCGACCATTCGACCCAGTTCGTCGTCCTCGGGGTGGTCGTCGAGGTCGGTGTCGAGGTCGCCTTCGCTCGCGGCGACGGCCGCGTCCGAGAGCCGTTCGACCGGCGACGTGATACGACGGGCGACGAAGAGACCGATAGCGATGGCCGCGAGGAACGACAGGCCGGTCAATCCGACGATTTCCAGCTGGCTCGTCCGCGTGGCGCTGTCGGCGGCGGCCACCTGCTCCCCCATCTGCGTTCGAACGGACTGTTTGATGGAATGCGCCTCCGATTCCATCTCGGTTCCCAGCGGGGTCATCTCCCCCGCCACCCGCGTCGCACGGTTCGTCTCACCGGCCGTTCGCGCGTCGAAGAACTGGCTTCCGAGTTCGTCGTACTCCTCGTGCTGGGAGCGAATCGCGGAAAGGCGGTTCGCTTCCTTCGCGCTCAAGTGCGCGGATTCCAAGGTTCGTATCTGCTCGTCGAACCGCTCGCTCGCATCTTCGAAGTCCGCTTTCGCCCCCGATTCCCCGAGTTGCGCGGCCTGAATCGCCCCTTTCTGTTGCTCGATGGCGATTATCACTTCGGCGGCAGCGTCCATCTCTCGTCCGTCCTCGGCGATTTTGTGGGACTCGGTATCGACCGAGGCCACGGCTTCGTACCCCACGGCCCCCGTCACGGCGACCAGTCCGGCGACCAGAACGAATGCGAATATCAGCTTCGGTCTGAGGTCGAAGCCGTCGATCGTCAGTTTATCCAGTATAGACAGACGGGAGTGTGATCTATCGGTCATTGGAAATTCTCGTTTGTCAGCAACCACCCCCGCCACATAAAATATCGCTTCGTGCACACGTCTTACATTTTATATATTCGTCGAAGACAAGTGGTGGAACGAAAGCGGCAAAACGGGACGTCCGGCGACGGCCGCGTCCGAGAGCCGTTCGACCGGCGACGGCGCGATACCGAACCGAATTCGAGGTTTCCGACGAGCGTTCGACACGACCGTTCGACCGCGTTCCGTCGGACGAGCCATGCGCTCCGTGGACGCTATTCCGCGTCCGAGTTCCCCTCCGTGGCGGCCTCGTACACCGTCTTCCGGTCGTCGAAGTAGACCGGCGCGTCGGCGTCGGCTTCGAACCGAACGACGCGCTTCATCGCCTCCCGGCCGTCGTCGACATCCGACCGGAGGTCCTCGGCGAGGGAGACGTACCCGTCGGCCAGCTCCCGAAAGGCGACCATCCGCGCTCGCTTGGCCTCGACGACCGCCCGCGTTTCGTCGAGGTCCGTCTCCAGTTCCGCGACCGCCGCGGCGTCGATGTCGTCTCCCTCCGTGCCGCTGTCGTCGAGACGCGTTCGTATCTCCGCTATTTCCGCGTCGATGTCGTCCAACAGTTCGTCGGCTTCGGACGCCATCGTTTCGACGCGCCCCGAGAGGAGGCCCGCCTGCGTCTCGCAGTACTCGACGAACTCCTCGGGCGACAGCGAACTCCCGTCTTCGTCGTCCATGGTGGACGGTTGGGGTGTCCGATAGAAATCGTTTGGGTCGGTGGACGCGCGGTCAGGGTTTCGGCCGTTCGACGCGTTTTTGCCCCCGTTCCCTGACTCGATCGATGCGCGAGCGAGCGGTCACCCGCGTCTCTCCGACCATCGCGCCGACGAACGCGCCGATGGCGCCGCCGGTGCTCGCCGCGTTTCGACTGATGAACCCGCCGATTGCGCCGCCGATGGCGGCACCGATGGCGGCGTGACGGGCGCGACTCAATGCACGTGTGAGGCGAATGGAACGCATACACATCTACTAGTCGCCGAGACGCATAAATCCACTCGCGGATTCGGGGTGTCGTCGCGGACCTCCGCGAACCGTCATCCCGGATTCGAAAAGAAAGCGGGTCAGAACGCGTCCATCGCGGCGAACGCGTTGCTGATGGGGTGATAACCCGGTTCGACGGCGGTGCCGCGGTTAGGGTCGTCGCGCTCGTTCGTCCGGGACAGGCGCTCGAACCAGTTCCCGTGTTTCGTGTTGACGAAATTCGTCTCGGCGTACTCCCAGAGGCGGTCGTACCACGAGAGATACGCCTCGTTGTCCCGGCCGAGGAGCGCCGCCGCGCCGATACCCTCGGTTATCGCCCAGCCGTACTTGTCCGCGACGACGGGGGACCCGTCCACATCGACGGTGTAGTAGAAGCCGCCGTGGTCGTCGTCCCAGCCCATCTCGGTCGCGTGGTCGAACAGTTCGCGGGCGGACGTTCGAAGCCACGCCTCGTCGCGGACGTCGGCGAGTTGCGACAGGAGCTTCGACCACTCCAGATGGTGACCGGGTTGGTAGCCCCACGGGCGGAACTGGTGGTCCGGTTGGTCCTCGTTGTAACCCATGTCGTGCGTCCAGTCCGAGTCGTAGTGTTCCCAGAGGCGGCCGTCCGTCTCGGCCGCGAGGTCCCGAACGAGACGCTCGGCGATGGAGTAGGCGCGGTCGAGATAGCGCGCGTCCCCGGTCACGTCGTGGGCGACGAGCATGGCCTCGCAGGTGTGCATGTTCGCGTTCAGCCCGCGATACGGGGCGAGGTCGTCCCACGCGCCGTCGGCGCGGTCGGCGTACAGTCCGTGGTCCGGTTCCCAAAAGCGTCGGTCGATGGTTTCGACGGCGCGTCGGAGTTCCTCTTCCGCGCCCGGGATTCCGGCTTCGAGCGCGCGGGCGCTGGCGAGGACGACGAACGCGTGACCGTAACAGTAGCGCGTGTCGTCGGCGGTTTCCCGGCCGCGGAGTATCCAGTCGTAGCCGCGATTCTCGGCGTCCCACTGGTGGTTCGAGAGGAAGGACAGACCGTGCTCGGCGGCCGTCCGGCACCAGGCGGGACCGTCGAGGAGCGCGCCCACGCTGAAGTTGTGGACCGCTCGTGCGGTCGCCACGAGGTGTTTCGTCCGGCCGTCGTAGACGAAGCCGTCCCGTTCGTCGAGCTGGGCGACGTACCCGCCGTAGCGGGTGTCGATGCAGTCGGGGTAGTAGAAGTTCAGAACGCGGAGTATCTCGCGGCGAAGCTGTCGTGGGTCGTGATAGTTCAGGGTCATGCTCGTGGGTTTCGTTGGGTGTGGTTGGGTTTCGTCGGTTATAGTCTGAAAGGGGAGGTTCCCGTTCGAAAGGGGGAATCTCCGTTCGGGAGGGGTGTCTTCGTCTCCGTGAGTATCGCGGTCGGATCACTCGATTCCGCGCCTCATTTCGTCCGTCGATCTCGGGACACGACGACGGCGCGCAAGTCGTTGACGTTGGTTCCCGTCTCGCCGGTTTCGACGAGCGCGTCGTGAGCGGCGAGGAACGGATACACGTCGTGGTTTCGCAACGCGGCGCGTGCGTCGTCGCGGGCCTCGGGCGGAATCGTCTCGTGGTCCGCGATTGCACCCGCGGCGTCCGTGCTCCCGTCCAAGCCGTCGGTGTCGATACTGGCGACGACGATGCCGGGACGGTCGAGTTCGCGCGTCGCGGCGAGGGAGAACTCCTGATTCGGCCCGCCGGTCCCGTCGCCATCGACGGTGACGGTCGTTTCGCCGCCCGAGAGGAGGACGGCGGGCGGGGCGAGCGGATTCCCCGTCGCGGCACACTCGACGCCGATTGCGGCGTGAGTTCTGCCGACCTCGGCCGCCTCGCCGCCGACGCGGGACGAGAGGACGAGCGGGGAGTAGCCCAGGTCCCGCGCCCGGTCGGCCGCCGCGTCGAGCGCCGTCCAGTTGTCCGCGATGACGCGGTTGGTCACGTGCGCGAACGCGTCGGGGTCGTCGTTCCCGGTTGGGGTCGATTCCCGCTCGCGCAGCGCCGTTTCGATGTCCGCGGGAACGCTATCGAGGTTCTCTTCGAGGACCCGCTTCGCGTCCGCGGGCGTCGCCCGACTCGGATACGTCGGCCCGCTGGCGACGACCGACGGGTCGTCGCCGATGACGTCGCTGACGACCAGTCCCACGACGCGGGCGGGAGCGGCGGCACGGGCGAGACCGCCGTCCTTCACGCTCGACAGCGCGCGGCGGACGGTGTTGATGTCGTGGATGTCGGCACCGGAGCGGAGCAGGCCGTCCGTGACCGTCCGAAACGAGTCGAGCGAAATGCCCTCCGCGGGCGAAGAGAGGAGCGCGCTGCCGCCGCCCGAAATCGGCGCGAGCACGAGCGTCTCCGCGTCGGCGTCGCGGGCGGCGGCGAGGATATCACCGGTCGCGTCCCGGTTGCGTTCGCTCGGAAGCGGATGGTCGCCGGGACGAACGTCGATTCGGGTCGTCTCGGCGGGCGAGTCCGTCACCACGATGCCGTCGGTCAGGCGCTCGCCGAGGACGGCTTCGAGGCTGGCCGCCATCTCCCCGGCGGCGTTCCCCCCGCCGAGGACGACGACGCGCGAGAAGTCGTCGAGGTCGAACGTCTCGTCGGCGACGGTGAGCGTCGTCCCGTCTCGGGAGAGCGTTCGACGGACGACGTGCC is a window of Haladaptatus paucihalophilus DX253 DNA encoding:
- a CDS encoding HAMP domain-containing methyl-accepting chemotaxis protein; the protein is MTDRSHSRLSILDKLTIDGFDLRPKLIFAFVLVAGLVAVTGAVGYEAVASVDTESHKIAEDGREMDAAAEVIIAIEQQKGAIQAAQLGESGAKADFEDASERFDEQIRTLESAHLSAKEANRLSAIRSQHEEYDELGSQFFDARTAGETNRATRVAGEMTPLGTEMESEAHSIKQSVRTQMGEQVAAADSATRTSQLEIVGLTGLSFLAAIAIGLFVARRITSPVERLSDAAVAASEGDLDTDLDDHPEDDELGRMVDAFNDMQENLRGVFADLDGVSRNLKTGRLEQDITTDYPGTYGEIMRNIDEGSDQLSRSFREIRSASDDLRNGRLDRSVETDRPGQYGAVLDTLDDGMAQLSASFDQISTASEGLRDGRLEQAIDADRPGQYGTVLDDLADGTDQLSASFDQISAASEGLKEGRLDQRVETDFPGDYGDVTAALEAGIEQLGDSIETVQRIADEVAGSSEDVACSTEEIEQASEEVAESVEEISYGAETQSESFDEVLSEMNDVSATVEEIASAADEVAATAATAVERSETGQEYAAEATDEIHAIEARADEAVTQVATLEDEMAEIGDIVDMIANIAEQTNLLALNANIEAARAGEAGDGFAVVANEIKDLAEETARATDDIESSIADIQALTTETADGMGAMSARVENGSETIEDAIEMFDEIADASRQAEGGIREISDATGEQATSAEEVVSMIDEAASVSHQTAAEASTVSAATEEQTASLSEVSGNVQHLSDLAESLHEQVSNFDVRDGATAAAGSPARSGTATETRADGGSTAGTIAGSPFDRSADSSFDFLTDSPSGTRDD
- a CDS encoding AGE family epimerase/isomerase, translating into MTLNYHDPRQLRREILRVLNFYYPDCIDTRYGGYVAQLDERDGFVYDGRTKHLVATARAVHNFSVGALLDGPAWCRTAAEHGLSFLSNHQWDAENRGYDWILRGRETADDTRYCYGHAFVVLASARALEAGIPGAEEELRRAVETIDRRFWEPDHGLYADRADGAWDDLAPYRGLNANMHTCEAMLVAHDVTGDARYLDRAYSIAERLVRDLAAETDGRLWEHYDSDWTHDMGYNEDQPDHQFRPWGYQPGHHLEWSKLLSQLADVRDEAWLRTSARELFDHATEMGWDDDHGGFYYTVDVDGSPVVADKYGWAITEGIGAAALLGRDNEAYLSWYDRLWEYAETNFVNTKHGNWFERLSRTNERDDPNRGTAVEPGYHPISNAFAAMDAF
- a CDS encoding glycerate kinase type-2 family protein; translated protein: MTHDRTDRPSPQTVALDCLHAGIDAARPRHVVRRTLSRDGTTLTVADETFDLDDFSRVVVLGGGNAAGEMAASLEAVLGERLTDGIVVTDSPAETTRIDVRPGDHPLPSERNRDATGDILAAARDADAETLVLAPISGGGSALLSSPAEGISLDSFRTVTDGLLRSGADIHDINTVRRALSSVKDGGLARAAAPARVVGLVVSDVIGDDPSVVASGPTYPSRATPADAKRVLEENLDSVPADIETALRERESTPTGNDDPDAFAHVTNRVIADNWTALDAAADRARDLGYSPLVLSSRVGGEAAEVGRTHAAIGVECAATGNPLAPPAVLLSGGETTVTVDGDGTGGPNQEFSLAATRELDRPGIVVASIDTDGLDGSTDAAGAIADHETIPPEARDDARAALRNHDVYPFLAAHDALVETGETGTNVNDLRAVVVSRDRRTK